One genomic window of Cannabis sativa cultivar Pink pepper isolate KNU-18-1 chromosome 2, ASM2916894v1, whole genome shotgun sequence includes the following:
- the LOC115720835 gene encoding putative disease resistance protein RGA3, with product MAEAVLTVVLDNLSSLIQKQVGSVLGVEKEMEKMRSMLSTISAVLEDAEERQSTNRAIKDWLQKLEDVSLELEDVLDDCEAEAFRLEEGLAQDYSWIRKVQSSLSCLSPKHLYFRHNIAKKMKEIEDRLDQIGKERSIFQLQEIDVVERRNRVRESRQSIGSIITQPHVYGREEDKERVVGFLVNDAINCNGTSVYCIVGLGGMGKTTLAQLVFNDERVSIHFELKMWVCVSEDFDVRRLIKAIIESGTGCACEAMEMDPLQKRLRDMLQRKRFLIVLDDVWNEKHDEWDKLKYVLECGSKGASVVVTTRLKNVASIMGTTPMHHYLTGLSDDDCWSLFKQRAFCNRREERPNLVEIGKEIVKKCKGVPLAAKALGGLMHSKSEEEEVWLSVMRSELWNLPEDKAPILPALKLSYRHLSVEQRRCFSYCAIFPKDHKIRKTLLIHLWMANGLISSKSELEVEDVGNEMINDLCWRSFFLDMEKGPFDRTYFKMHDLVHDLAQSIMGDKCRNVEADNRTIHLQKRVRHLTLSGRGQIPNIASTESLKTFFSSSNNSDPSDIKLNFRSLRAFENNEKHICRISMSSLVNNSQHLRYLNLSRSDVKVLPDSICLLHHLLTLDLSYCDELRKLPKHMIRLKGLRHLYIQGCSRLSHLPPNIGKLSCLKTLSRFIVDKRKGCQLDELKDLNIGGDLEINNLENVIMSPIEARFANLSEKTNLKNLSLSWNNNEDISEENAKDVLEALAPPTSLKLLEIVNYKGAISRLGSVMTSLEVLFTSICLMVVNVESFLFLGN from the coding sequence ATGGCTGAAGCTGTTCTCACTGTTGTCCTTGACAATCTCAGCTCACTCATCCAAAAGCAAGTTGGATCTGTTTTGGGTGTGGAGAAAGAGATGGAGAAGATGCGTAGCATGCTCTCAACCATTTCTGCTGTGCTTGAAGATGCTGAGGAGAGACAATCAACTAATCGTGCTATCAAGGATTGGCTGCAAAAGTTGGAGGATGTTTCTCTTGAGTTGGAGGATGTTTTGGATGACTGTGAAGCTGAGGCCTTTCGATTGGAGGAGGGTCTTGCACAAGACTATTCATGGATCCGAAAGGTACAATCTTCTTTATCTTGTTTGAGTCCTAAACATCTTTACTTTCGTCATAATATTGCTAAAAAGATGAAAGAGATTGAGGATAGATTAGATCAGATCGGGAAAGAACGATCCATTTTTCAGCTGCAAGAGATTGATGTTGTGGAGAGAAGAAATCGGGTTAGAGAAAGTCGTCAGAGTATTGGTTCTATTATTACTCAGCCACATGTGTATGGGAGAGAAGAGGACAAGGAGAGAGTTGTTGGGTTTCTTGTTAATGATGCCATCAACTGCAATGGTACTTCTGTTTACTGTATTGTTGGTTTAGGGGGCATGGGAAAGACAACTCTTGCTCAATTGGTCTTCAATGATGAAAGAGTCAGTATTCATTTTGAGCTGAAGATGTGGGTTTGTGTTTCTGAAGACTTTGATGTGCGTAGATTGATCAAAGCTATCATAGAATCTGGAACTGGATGTGCTTGTGAAGCAATGGAGATGGATCCTTTACAGAAACGACTTCGGGACATGCTTCAAAGAAAGAGGTTCTTGATTGTTTTGGACGATGTGTGGAATGAGAAACATGATGAATGGGACAAGTTGAAATATGTGTTGGAATGTGGATCAAAAGGTGCTTCGGTAGTTGTCACTACTCGTTTGAAAAATGTTGCATCCATTATGGGAACAACACCAATGCATCACTACTTGACTGGTTTATCAGACGATGATTGTTGGTCATTATTCAAGCAACGTGCATTTTGTAACCGCAGAGAAGAGCGCCCGAACCTTGTCGAAATTGGAAAAGAGATAGTGAAGAAGTGCAAAGGAGTTCCATTAGCAGCAAAAGCTTTAGGAGGCTTAATGCATTCCAAAAGTGAAGAAGAGGAGGTGTGGCTTTCTGTTATGCGTAGTGAGCTTTGGAATTTACCAGAGGATAAAGCTCCCATCTTGCCTGCTTTGAAGTTAAGCTACCGTCATCTTTCAGTAGAGCAGAGACGTTGCTTCTCTTATTGTGCTATATTTCCAAAGGATCATAAAATAAGAAAGACACTACTAATTCACCTTTGGATGGCAAACGGGTTGATTTCTTCAAAGTCAGAACTTGAGGTGGAAGATGTTGGAAATGAGATGATTAATGATTTATGTTGGAGATCATTTTTCCTAGATATGGAGAAAGGTCCATTTGACAGAACGTATTTTAAGATGCATGATTTGGTTCATGATCTAGCTCAATCTATAATGGGTGACAAATGCCGTAATGTGGAGGCTGATAATCGTACCATTCACTTGCAAAAAAGAGTTCGTCACTTGACGTTAAGTGGACGGGGGCAAATTCCTAACATAGCAAGTACTGAATCCTTAAAGACATTCTTCTCATCATCAAATAATTCAGATCCCAgtgatattaaattaaattttcgcTCATTACGGGCTTTCGAAAACAATGAGAAACATATTTGTAGAATATCCATGTCATCATTAGTCAATAATTCCCAACATCTTCGCTATTTGAATCTCTCAAGAAGTGATGTTAAAGTCCTTCCCGATTCCATTTGTTTGCTACACCATTTGTTGACTTTAGACCTAAGCTATTGTGATGAACTTCGTAAGCTACCCAAACACATGATTCGCTTGAAAGGTCTCCGCCATCTTTACATTCAAGGCTGTAGCAGATTATCACACCTACCTCCAAACATTGGTAAGCTAAGTTGCTTAAAGACTTTGTCACGTTTCATTGTGGATAAGAGAAAAGGTTGTCAATTGGATGAATTGAAAGACCTGAACATAGGAGGTGATCTAGAGATCAACAACTTAGAAAATGTGATCATGAGTCCAATTGAAGCTAGATTTGCTAATCTATCAGAAAAAACAAACCTCAAAAATCTGAGTTTGTCTTGGAATAACAATGAAGACATATCTGAAGAGAATGCAAAAGACGTACTCGAAGCTCTTGCTCCTCCCACGAGTTTGAAATTGTTGGAGATTGTCAATTACAAGGGTGCCATTTCCCGTCTTGGTTCCGTGATGACATCCTTGGAAGTGTTGTTTACATCAATCTGTCTAATGGTCGTAAATGTAGAGAGCTTCCTCTTTTTGGGAAACTAA